tgGTCATGGAAGCTCAAGCCCAGTGGGCAGAtgtgcgccagccagctgattttcaggccttctgatcccgctgggaaacaggctgtttccagccttcccATTTATTGTACTAAGAAGagaacgtacagtggtacctcgtgatatgaaccccccgTGATACTaacattttgagatacaaacccggggttcggaatttttttgcctcttcttacgaacttttttcgacttacgaacccaccgcagatcgcaaaatggcgctccgctgggcaccaccgcccggctgtcaccttttgaaacagctggggggcttctcggcattctcccgaaccggaacctgaacttttgccgaacgtccgggttcgggaggccactgagaagcgttgccgcccgcctgtcaccttctgaaacagccggggggcttctcagcgttctcctgaacgccgaacccggaagttcggcaaaagttcgggttcgggttcacgTTTCgtccgaccaggaaggacgtcttcgtgacatcaaagctccgcccatggaattccctattgggattccccacctccgtttcagcctccagatcggccgaaaataccaccgatcgcaaaaatggcgctctgccaggtgccaccgcctggctgtaaccttctgaaacagccgggtgcttctcggcggcttccggaacctgaaccccaaccccaacttttgccgaacctccggcttcagcgttcgggaggcagctgagaagcgcccgtctgcttcagaaggtgacaggcgagtggtggcgcttctcggcggccttccaaacccgaaaagttcggcaaaagttcgggttcgggagaatgccgagaagccccccggctgttttaaaaggtgacagccaggcggtggagcccagcggagcgccattttgcgattcccccccccctttgcacgcattaatcacttttacattgtttcctatgggaaacattgtttcgtcttacaaacttttcgccttacgaacctcctttcagaaccaattaggttcgtaaaacaaggtattactgtattttgtattgtatgttttatAATGGAGGGAAAAAAATGTACATCCCCCCTCCAACAaaagaagtccacaagtcataaagtagCCAAGTTTGATGCCAATTCCCAAAGGCAGCTGAGATGGTTCTTTTCCGTGGAGGGGCTATCTGGGTGCTCTCGGAGATAACCAGAGACTGGCTGGGTGCAAAGATGCTGGTTTGTGGCAAGGGTTAGTCTGTGTAtaactctttttttccctctgcttTCAGTGTCGTCGAATAAATTTTCTGCTAAGGTAAGGTGAAACAGCCTTCTCTTCTCTAAGCTTCATTTTTTAGGCTGGGCAGTTGGGAAGGATTATGTTCTGACCTAGGCCTCCTGATAAATCATAAAACCCCAACACCAGTCCCCCCAAAACCTTCTTTTTATTTCAACGGCTGTgcattatttcattcatttcatttcatttattcacccctctggagactcagagcggctcacaacacaaaacatgatacaaatccaacaataaaaaaagcaatttaaaaccctacgtataaaaaccaatcatacatctcagacaaatctTGCGTAAAATGggagtcaattcccccatggcagaggtgggttttgaggagtttgcgaaaggcgaggagggtggaggtaatcctaatctctggagggagtttattccagagggtcggggccgccacagagaaggctcttcgcctgggtccccccagatgacattgtttagtcgacgggacctggagaaggcaaactctgtgggacctaaccagtcgctgggattcgtgcggcagaaggcggtcccggaggtattccggtctgatgccatgaagggctttataggtcataaccaacactttgaattgtgaccagaattgtgattggcaaccaatgcagactacggagtgttggtatgacatgggcatacctggggaagcccatgatagctctcacagctgcattctgcatgatctgaagtttccgaacactcttcaaaggtagccccatgtagagagcgttacagtagtcaaacctcgaggtgatgagggcatgagtgactgtgtgcagtgactcccggtccagatagggccgcaactggtgtaccaggcgaacttgggcaaacgcccccctcgccacagctgaaagatggatctctaatgtcagctgtggatcgaggaggacgcccaagatgcagaccctctctgagagggtcaataattcctcccccccagggttattaaatgccaaagggattttctggtacacacaaggcacaggttaaatgcaatccaatttctcacccagtaactgggaaattgagtccaattctaaagtccagaaagtccacacacaatcttgaacagcaaaaaccacgatcttgacgaaactatgaatcagataaactgccgtgaggctaaaacagcaggctgctcttttatctgtagcactaattacagcagccccacccaaccacaggtggcctcatttatctcctgtaataatccttcagttgttgtctcctatgcatcactctatgcatgcggggatgtgtcatacattcttgttcagaatccagggatgataaggatgattgatctcctcctgggctgtctggcaaactcccctcttccaagtcacgccccaccttcttcttcttccgaggaaacttcactccctgactctgtcggcaataaaacaggcctatgacatgttgatgtttcccctgcatccacctccacattccttggggcaggagttgggccagagccaaccacaacacaaaatatgatatatgatttatttatttattcaatttttttaatgccgcccttctccatagactcaggcttacaacatgttaccaatagcactttttaacagagccagcagattgcccccacaatctgggtcctcattttacccacctcggaaggctggaaggctgagtcaagcttgagttggtgatgagatttgaaccgctgacctgcaggtctacagtcagcttcagtggcctgcagtacagcactgtacCTGCTTTGCCACTCCGGCTCATATCAATGAAAGACAGGCAGATATCAATGGAGGAATTTGGTTGAGACAACAAGAACGGCATTTTGAGAGGACATCTGATAACATCCTACATCCTGCCTGTCCTGGCCCAACCTTCCCTTTCCAAATTCGTTCTTTAAAAGTTCACAGCTCCTTtatcttctgctctggcaatctcacactacttaccagagcttacaaaacgtttgccagacccatcctcgaatacagctcatctgtttggaacccatatcgcatctcagacattaacacccttgcaaatgtccaaagatacttcaccagaagagcctttcactcctctacccataatagaataccctacgaaactagactttcaatcctgggcctagaaggtttagaactaagacgccttaaacaagatctaagtattgcccacaagatcatatgctgcaacgtcctgcctgtcggcgactacttcagcttcaaccacaacaacacaagagcacagaacagatttaaacttaatattaaccactccaaacctgactgtaaaaaatatgacttcagtaaccgagttatcgaagcgtggaactcattatcggactccatagtgtcatccccaaacccccaacactttacccttagattatctacggttgacctatccagattcctaagaggtcagtaaggggcgagtacaagtgcactagagtgccttccgtcccctgtcctattgctctcctatatctcctatacctttttttctattcctacatctcttcttctattctttcattgatatgttctattactataccttcttttctattacttcttagatatattttattatgagtatctcctctgtaaccttcatcatgtattttactatgtgtatatagatatatatacccactaaaaccctcatttgtgtattggacaaaataaataaataaataaataaataataaactgtgTCACACCTAATCCAGCTCCTCTTCTATCCAGGAGGCCTACCGGCTGATCTATCGTACCTACCTCAGTGAAGGCTTCTTCAGCCTATGGCGAGGCAACTCGGCCACCATGGTTCGGGTGATCCCTTATGCCGCCATCCAGTTCTGCGCCCATGAGGAATATAAGCATCTTTTGGGCAGCTACTATGGCTTCCAAGGAAAGTAAGTTGCTCTGGAGCTTCAGTCCTATTCGGTCTCGATCTGAGCATGTTGGAAAGACACTGTCAGGGGCAAGTAGTCAGAAACCAGGGTAGAATTCAAAAGAGTTCAGATTTACTTCATgcttcctatacagtggtacctctacttacgaacttaatgcgTTCTTGAGTAGAAAGGTTcgtaggaagaagcaatttttcccataggaatcaatgtaaaagcaaataatgcttgtgattggggaaaccacagttgtggtgggcctgtttcctcccaggagattcctagagaggccccacagaggcttctccccgccttttccggcactgtttcctcccaggagattcctagagaggccccacggaggcttctccccgccttttccggccctgtttcctcccaggggattgctagagaggccccacagaggcttctccctgccttttccggccctttttcctcccaggggattcctagagaggccccacagaggcttctccccaccttttctggccctttttcctcccaggggattcctagagaggccccacggaggcttctctccaccttttccggccctctttcctcccaggggattcctagagaggccccacggaggcttctccccgccttttccggccctgtttcctcccaggggattcctagagaggccccacagaggcttctccccaccttttccggccctgtttcctcccaggggattcctagaaaggccccacgtaaatttgcctttacattgattcctatcggaaaaattgcttcttcttacaaacattttacttaagaacctgatcacggaacgaattaagttcgtaagtagaggtaccactctacatgCCTTCTGGCTTTTAGGACATACAGAtagtttttgctttttgttttgccCAGTCCGAGTGGTGTTTAGGATCTTGTTAGCCAACAACCAAAGAAATTCTTTTTTTCaaacattgcttctttttctttcaggGTACTCACCCCTCTGCCCAGATTCTTCGCAGGGTCTCTGGCAGGGATCACAGCTTCCATGTTGACATACCCCCTGGACCTGGTCCGTGCCCGCATGGCAGTAACGCCAAAGGAAATGTAAGTAGCGAGGAAGGGATGTGAGTTGTATTCTCTAGCTATTACTGTTCCTGAAAACCTACATAGTGAAAGGTTGGAGCACAAACCCTCATCCAAATGAAGACTTGCTTTGATCACTTTTGAAACCAAAAATGTTTTGCCAAATGTTTTGACAAAAAGATAATTTCTTCTGCACTCCAAGATAGTAATTggttaaagaatagaataggataggataggaggacatgatcgaaacatttaaatatgttaaagggttaaataaggtccaggagggaagtgtttttaataggaaagtgaacacaagaacaaggggacgcaatctgaagttagttgggggaaagatcaaaagcaacatgagaaaatattattttactgaaacagtagtagatgcttggaacaaacttccagcagacgtggtagataaatccacggtaactgaatttaaacatgcctgggataaacatatatccatcctaagataaaatacaggaagtagtataagggcagactagatggaccatgaggtctttttctgccatcagtcttctatgtttcgataggataggataggataggataggatagaatagaattctttattggccaagtgtaaattggacacccaaggaatttgtctttggtgcatatgctctcagtatacataaaagaaaatatacatttgtcaagaatcatgaagtacaacacttaatgattgtcataggagtcaaataagcaatcaggaaacaatattaataaaaatcctaaggatacaagcaacaagttacagtcatacattcctaagtggaaggagatgggtgataagaatgatgagaaaaaaactagtagtaatagtagtgcagacttagtaaatagtttgacagtgttacgggaattatttgtttagtagagtgatggtgtttgctttgccggcaggcctgagcTTTTGAGCAATACGATCTAGCTCCGGCCAAgtaggaatgaatgaatggttttattttgtgggttttaaattgttttcataTTGTCTGgattccatctgcccatccattaccctggggggaggggaactactgaccccctcagatggGGTTCACAACTTGGCCATCCTCCTCggtccacagctgacattggaacatcatctttcggctgtggcgaggagggcgtttacccaggttcgcctggtgcaccagttgcggccctatttggacagggagtcattgctcacagtcactcatgccctcatcacctcgaggttcgattactgcaacgctctctacatggggctacctttgaaaagtgttcggaaacttcagatcgtgcagagccatcgtggggcttccaagattcgcccacgtttcttcaacactccgtggcttgcattggctgccgatcagtttctggccacaattcaatgtgttggtcatgacctttaaagccctacatggcatgggaccagattacctccggaaccgcctgctaccgcacgaatcccagcgaccgataaggtcccacagagttggccttctccgggtcccgtcaactgaacaatgtcgtttggcgggccccaggggaagagccttctctgtggcagccccggccctctggaaccaactccccgcggagatcagaactgcccccaccctccctgcctttcgtaaactactcaagactcatttatgccgccaggcatggaggagttgagatattccttccccctaggccattacaagttatgcatggtatgtttgtatgtatgttcggttttattataagggtttttagttgttttattaattggatttccacatgctatttttatcattgttgttagccccccccccccccggaagtctgcggagaggggcgacatacaaatccaataaatattaaatatattattattatattaatcaaacaaacaaacaaacaaactttactGATAGAGTCATATAGGCACAGTAGAAAACAAAGCCAGCTCTGGCTTTTAGCACCAAAACTGCATCGTTTCCCACCCTGGGCCATCCCTTGTCCAGTAGGTCCACCAATCCagtacatagttccctctaagctgagcagtgagcaatcgctcacttaaaaatcatcatcaactcagagttttccaaacctgcccagaagccaagagggaaagagggagagggaaggagagagagaggaagagaggaagagagagaaacagatagaaaaaagagaggaaggagagagagaaagaaaaagaatgggagtaaggaagagagaaagaaaatcaaaatctagtttgaaactagctcaactatttaagtggcattttgatattgatagagttgccctattatgagctcactgttatagacacacagtacagtattttattttgaaattctctgaggcaaaacagggtgggttttttgtttgtttgtttatttatttatttatttatttatttattctgtgccgcccagtcccgaagggactgccgctcaaacactatacttttccgcccacccccccaaaaaattagagggaacactgatccagTACCATCTCTTTGTTTTGGGAACCAGTCTGCTCGGCTCAACAGTCTCTCATCGTTTGACCTTGAAGGGTCAGGATCGTCCCATGCCACAGACAGTGCACATGAATTCCTTAATTCTTTTGCAGCCACCAATACATCCTAATCATTCCTTCTCTTACCCTCCCTGGTTTTTGTTGTCAGAGAAAGTGCAGCGTGAGTCAGCCTTGACCTTCTCCCTGCCGATTTCTTTCTAAGTTTTGTCAGATGTCGTCAGGATTCTAGTCCCCAAGGCAACCTATTCCATTTTTCCTTGGGCAGGTACAGCAACATCATCCACGTCGTTATGCGGATATCTCATGAGGAAGGATTGAAGACTCTGTATAGGGGCTTCTCACCGACCATCTTGGGGGTCATCCCTTATGCTGGATTGAGCTTCTTCACTTATGAGACACTGAAGAAGCTGCACGCAGGTAAGGAGCATCAAGCCGATACAAATATCTGCTGGGAGTCCTCATTTTGCGACCGTTTGTTTAGTTCTATTCGAAATTAACAatagcacgggggggggggaatgacttACAACCAGTGTTTGCACTTATGGCCATCCCAGTATccccatacataaaaacatagtgaagaataggacccaggacagacccttggggcacaccgcttgtaaccaggctctgctcacaaTACTCACCATTaataacaaccctctgatatctacactccagccagctgcaaatttatttatttcatttcatttcatttcattttattttgttattttatttatctatttatctatctatctatctatctatctatctatctatctatctatctatctatctatcattatctatctatctatctatcattatctatctatctatctatcattatctatctatctatctatctatctatctatctatctatcattatctatctatctatctatctatctatctatctatctatcattacctacctacctacctacctatctatctatctatctatctatctatctatctatcattacctacctacctacctacctacctacctacctacctacctacctacctacctacctacctatctatctatctatctatctatctatctatctatctatccaatacacaataatacacaatgagggttatagaggatataatctggtagaatgtattaaagggggaatagaggagaaaataaaggagtgaaatacagtacagtgttccctcgattttcgcgggggatgcgttccaagactgcccgcgaaattcgaatttccgcgaagtagagatgcggaaataaatacactatttttggctatgaacagtatcacaagccttcccttaacactttaaacccctaaattacaatttcccattcccttagcagccatttagattattactcaccatgtttatttattagacgaaagcttggcaatgacatatgacatcatcgggcgggaaaaaccatagtatggggggggggaaccgcgaagtattttttaattaatatttttgaaaaaccgtggtatagacgttccgcgaagttcgaacccgcgaaaatcgaggcaaCACTGTATAACTATGAgataatagcagaaaaagatataggtatagaagagaagatataggagatataggagagacaataggacaggggacggtaggcactctggtgcacttatgtacgccccttactgacctcttaggaacttggtgaggtcaactgtggatagtttaagggtaaagtgttgggggttaggggatgatactaaagagtctggtagtgaattccacgcttcgacaactcgattactaaagtcgtattttttacagtcaagtttggagcggttaatattaagcttgtatctgttgtgggttcttgtgttcttgtggttgaagctgaagtagtctttgacaaatCCAAATTTCAAATCCACTGATTTatccatgattcacttaacaactgcaacaattCTCTTAACAATCATGGCCAAaacaaaaatgttgtaaaattgaGCATATCTGTGGCCGGCTAGATGACTATAAAGAtgagatacaaacaaacaaacaaataaacaaacaaatgaataaataaaatgatgagctgtggtggcacagtggttagagtgcagtactgcaggctatttctgctgactgctggccgCCTGCAAATTTGGCaggtcaaatctcaccaggctccaggttgactcagccttccatccttccaaggtgggtaaaatgaagacctagattattgagggcaataggctgactctttaaactgcttagtgaaggctgtaaagcacaatgaagtggtatataaatctaagtgctattgctaagaaaaggattatctcagggactgccttctgctgcacgaatcccagcgaccagttaggtcccacagagtgggtcttctccgggtcccatcaactaaacaatgccacttggcgggacccaggggaagaaccttctctttggcggccccgaccctctggaaccaactccccccagagattagaattgcccccacactccttgcctttcgtaagctacttaaaacccaactctgccgccacgcatgggggaattgagatactctttcccccgaggcctttacaattttatgcatggtatgtgtgtatgtatgtttggttttttattataaagggttttaattgtttttagtattggattattgttttacgctgtcttattattgctgttagccgccccgagtctccggagaggggcggcatacaaatccaataaataaataaataaattagggggagaaaaaccgtattggcacagtggttagaatgcagtattgcaaggctAATCTTGCCAACTGCCAGTAACACTGTGGAGCGGTATAGAATGTTGatactgaattaattaattaatctaatgtagaaatgaaagtttgaattaagatggGCATAATATAGAGTTTGATATGGTTTAGACtgatgtaattttttaatgtaaagTGGGAAAAAGATGGTTGATTTTTTGAGGTTTTCTTTATTTGATAGTATTatatatataagcctgtgttaAATGAttcatagaaaaagaaaaaaattacatatGTTTTACTCTAAGCATGGTTACACtgtttgtacttatgtattgttttttttattctatgttggagaaaaaaatattttggggggaaaaaaagcactgtggagcagtatagaaatctaagtgctcttgctaaaGACAAGCATCTGCCTTTCTAAGCATCTCCACCttgcctcctttcctttctcctcggACAGATCACAGCGGTGGGAGAGAACCCTACCCCGTGGAAAGGCTTGTGTTTGGGGCTTGTGCGGGCCTGATCGGTCAGTCGGCCTCTTACCCTCTGGACGTGGTCCGTCGACGGATGCAGACCGCAGGGGCCCTGGGCTACTCGTACGGGTCGATCCTCCTCACCATGAGGGACATCGTTCGGGAAGAGGGACTCGTCCGAGGCTTGTACAAAGGGCTCAGCATGAACTGGGTCAAGGGCCCCATCGCCGTAGGCATCAGCTTCACCACCTTTGACCTCACGCAGATTCTCCTCCGTAAATGGGAGCGCAGCATGAACGTGGAGAGGTAACGCCAAGCCCGCCGCCCAGCGTTCCTTGTggagagagggagccaccaccACGATGGTGGCGCCAGTCCGTGCTGACAAACGAGGATGGACAaatcctcctttttaaaaaaaatcccccattCCCTGATCCATGACAAACAGCGGCGAgctactagccggaacactaaattggacTTGCCAcggcggctcgtaagtgcttctggggccagcgtgattttccttctgcacctgtggagggagcaaaaatcacgcacagagccgcaggtgcgcccgtgtttcggcatgcgcggaagcaaaaaaacctcaccgaaacacgggcacaacTTCGGTTCTGTGTGCGATTTTCTCCACAGGTGCTGAAGCAAAATCgggctggccccgcaagaacttacgagctgcggcagcgagcccaatttagcgttcctgctcgtagcccaccgctgccgaCAAGGTTCTTGCGGTAGATCTGAATGACCTCAGAGAATCCGGTTTCAAACACATAAGATTCCTCTTAACTGTGGCCATCTCCTCTCCGGGTTTCCAGATAACGAATGTGCAAAGAAATGATAGTCGAAACCAGCGCAGGATTTTTCACCGTTTTTACGATGTAATCTACACACCCTTGAATTCTCCGaatagggggagggaaggggcttCTTTCGCTGCTAGCCCCATAACAGGAGGCAGTAGCTGATGCGATTTTATCTGTGTCAAACTCCCCCCCCGCCAACTCTTATTTTAGTCCACAAATCTCCTCAcgtatcatttacctcagaggcaactgtataagacttgtggacttcaactcccagaattctcctctaGCTGACTAAGGAATAGCATAGccagctagagaattctgggagttgtagtccaccagTCTTTTGCCAAGCTTGGGGACCCCTACCTTTTGGAAATACAATGCCAGATTGAGGTGGGAATATTTTTCCACAGAGTTTGTCTAAAAAATAAAGACGCTTCCTGGTGGCGTTGTTGCTGGGAACCAGGAGAATCTTAATCGACAAATCCTTCAGGTTGTGACTTTCCAGAGGGGCATTGAAATAAAGGATTTTGTgtcctgttttgtttttcaaaggaagaaacaacaaaaaaagcaaGATAGATTTTCCTTTTCCATTGGAAATTGTtcactctttgggggggggggggatattaccAGGGCAAAGTGTTAACTGGAAACTCTTGCTGTCTTGATATGCTCTCCATTTTCATTCCTTCAGTATTATCCACATTATTTCCGCACTAGGGAAAAGGTAGAGAATGGAATGTCGTAAGCGTTTGGTTGGGTGGAAGGAACGCGAAGGGATTTATGGGCGCCGGAGAAATCTCCTCTTCCGAGTTAATATTAACTTGTCAGGTTCTCGGATTGAATGCAAAGCCCTCCGGCTCTTTCTCCCTACAATGCTTTGTGCATTTTAAATCTTTTGCTCACTTGAAACTGGAGAAAACACACCTATGGGCAAAACCCCTTCTTGTAGCCTCCTCCCTATAAACAGTATAATTTCActacttattttcatttttcctccctttcctttgctgCTACTTGTCAGAGTGGGGAATATCACTGTACCGTGTTGGGCAAACTTCCCGTggcagcttatatatatatatattatatacagggTGTCCCCCAAAAATGTatgcacattttaaataattataaacttggtatttattataattttaatatttcaaaaatgtaaaaatatttacaggtatcattttattgttttttttaaaaaatcgttttattgtttttatttgttttcaaaggttagtctggctgtCATTGTGTTCAGGGATtgaatctgcaaaataaacaCAAATAGTTTAATTATTGGCTAtctacaattatttaaaatgagtTAAAATGCAGTGGAAAAAactgcatttttaatttttttttattttttattgtttttatttgttttcggAGGTTA
This genomic window from Erythrolamprus reginae isolate rEryReg1 chromosome 1, rEryReg1.hap1, whole genome shotgun sequence contains:
- the SLC25A42 gene encoding mitochondrial coenzyme A transporter SLC25A42, which encodes MDNGRAVEGQVGLKQKDAEVRRILPESPEEKKRVINSLVSGALAGAVAKTAVAPLDRTKIIFQVSSNKFSAKEAYRLIYRTYLSEGFFSLWRGNSATMVRVIPYAAIQFCAHEEYKHLLGSYYGFQGKVLTPLPRFFAGSLAGITASMLTYPLDLVRARMAVTPKEMYSNIIHVVMRISHEEGLKTLYRGFSPTILGVIPYAGLSFFTYETLKKLHADHSGGREPYPVERLVFGACAGLIGQSASYPLDVVRRRMQTAGALGYSYGSILLTMRDIVREEGLVRGLYKGLSMNWVKGPIAVGISFTTFDLTQILLRKWERSMNVER